One Buteo buteo chromosome 31, bButBut1.hap1.1, whole genome shotgun sequence genomic region harbors:
- the BCKDK gene encoding branched-chain alpha-ketoacid dehydrogenase kinase — translation MLRRVLGGRRGGALPPRPPARAAADQTPPDLARERSKAVTSFYHQPAIDVAAEKPSVRLTPTTMLYSGRSQDGSHILKSARYLQQELPVRIAHRIKGFRSLPFIIGCNPTILHVHELYIRAFQKLSEFPPIQAQGDEARYCALLRQLLEDHKDVVTLLAEGLRECRRHIQDERLLRPFLDKTLTSRLGMRMLAAHHLALHEDKPDFVGIICTRLSPKKLIEKWVDFARRLCEHQYGNAPRVRINGHVAARFPFIPLPLDYVLPELLKNAMRATMESHLDTPYNVPDIVVTIANNDIDLVIRISDRGGGIPHDLLDKVTEYHFSTAEASAQDPRLGGPFRNLLDLSNSGQAGPMHGFGFGLPTSRAYAEYLGGSLCLQSLQGVGTDVYLRLRHIDGKGESFRI, via the exons ATGCTGCGGCGGGTTTTGGGGGGCCGGCGAGGGGGGGCTTTgcccccccgtccccctgccCGGGCCGCCGCCGACCAGACCCCGCCTGACCTGGCCCGGGAACGCTCCAAAGCCGTCACCTCCTTCTACCACCAGCCTGCCATCGATGTCGCCGCCGAGAAG CCTTCGGTGCGTTTGACCCCCACCACCATGTTGTACTCGGGGCGCTCGCAGGACGGCAGCCACATACTG AAGAGCGCCCGCTACCTCCAGCAAGAGCTGCCGGTGCGCATCGCCCACCGCATCAAGGGCTTCCGCAGCCTCCCCTTCATCATCGGCTGCAACCCCACCATCCTCCACGTG catgAGCTGTACATCCGTGCCTTCCAGAAGCTCAGCGAGTTCCCGCCT aTCCAGGCGCAGGGTGACGAGGCGCGCTACTGCGCGCTGTTGCGGCAGCTGCTGGAGGACCACAAGGACGTGGTGACGCTCTTGGCCGAGGGGTTGCGCGAATGTCGACGACACATCCAG GACGAGCGGCTGCTGCGACCCTTCCTGGACAAGACGCTGACGTCGCGGCTGGGGATGCGGATGTTGGCCGCCCACCACCTGGCCCTGCACGAGGACAAG CCCGACTTCGTGGGCATCATCTGCACCCGCCTCTCCCCCAAAAAGCTCATCGAGAAATGGGTCGACTTCGCCCG GCGGCTGTGCGAGCACCAGTATGGGAACGCGCCGCGGGTGCGCATCAACGGGCACGTGGCGGCGCGGTTCCCCTTCATCCCCCTGCCCCTCGACTACGTCCTGCCCGAGCTGCTCAAGAACGCCATGAG GGCGACGATGGAGTCCCACCTCGACACCCCCTACAACGTCCCCGACATCGTGGTGACCATCGCCAACAACGACATTGACCTCGTCATCCG CATCTCTGACCGAGGCGGTGGCATCCCCCACGATCTCCTGGACAAGGTGACCGAGTATCACTTCAGCACGGCCGAGGCCAGCGCCCAGGACCCTCGTTTGGGTGGTCCCTTCCGCAACCTCCTGGACCTCAGCAACAGCGGCCAAGCCGGCCCCATGCACGG gttCGGATTCGGGTTGCCCACCTCGCGGGCCTACGCCGAGTATTTGGGGGGCTCGCTCTGCCTGCAGTCGCTGCAGGGGGTGGGCACCGATGTCTACCTGCGCCTCCGCCACATCGACGGCAAGGGGGAGAGCTTCCGAATctag
- the VKORC1 gene encoding vitamin K epoxide reductase complex subunit 1, producing MAARAALCLAGAALSLYSLHVERARARDPSYRAACDLGPAVSCTRVFASRWGRGLGLVEVVAGRDSAANVPNGAIGVVFYLLQGLLGAVPGRVASATLLGTSVASAMASLWLAGVLAFGLRDFCLVCITTYVLNAFLLALNWRRWRRLPRLKTA from the exons atGGCGGCGCGAGCCGCGCTGTGCCTGGCGGGCGCGGCGCTCTCGCTCTACTCCTTGCACGTGGAGCGGGCGCGCGCCCGCGACCCTTCCTACCGAGCCGCCTGTGACCTGGGACCCGCCGTGTCTTGTACCCGGGTATTCGCTTCCCG GTGGGggcggggcctggggctggtggaggTGGTGGCGGGCCGGGACAGCGCGGCCAACGTCCCCAACGGGGCCATCGGGGTGGTCTTCTACCTGCTGCAAGGGCTGCTGG GCGCAGTGCCGGGCCGGGTGGCATCAGCGACGCTGCTGGGGACGTCGGTGGCGTCGGCGATGGCGTCGCTGTGGCTGGCGGGGGTGCTGGCCTTCGGCCTGCGGGATTTCTGCCTCGTCTGCATCACCACCTACGTCCTCAACGCCTTCCTCCTCGCCCTCAACTGGCGCCGCTGGCGACGGCTCCCCCGCCTCAAAACCGCCTGA